The genomic interval ATTCAGGAGGGCTCATACATGATTAAACTGGGTGTCAATTCCGTACTGTTCAAAGAGTTCGACTTCGCTGAAGCGGCGAAGCATATTGCGGCCTGCGGCTACGATGGTGTAGAGATTGCCGCTATTCAAGGCATGTGCGAGCATCTGGATCTCAGCCGCTGGAAGCAGCAGAAGAGTGAGCTGCAGGCGATTGTGCAGGAAAACGGCCTAACATTTCTGTCGACTGAGGTTGCATCGCTCAATGAGGAGCGGCTGCTCCCAGCGTTCGAAGCTGCCGCTGAAATTGGTATTCCAATCGTAAACGTTGGTCCTGGCGGAAAGCTGGGTGTCGAAGAAGACCTGCAGGCATCTATCGAGATGCTTGCGCGGATGGCAGAGAGAGCGGCTTCGTATGGCATCACGCTCTGCGTTAAAGCTCATGTCGGCAATGCCATTCACAATACGCCGACCACGCTGCGAGCGATGGACT from Paenibacillus sp. FSL K6-3182 carries:
- a CDS encoding sugar phosphate isomerase/epimerase yields the protein MIKLGVNSVLFKEFDFAEAAKHIAACGYDGVEIAAIQGMCEHLDLSRWKQQKSELQAIVQENGLTFLSTEVASLNEERLLPAFEAAAEIGIPIVNVGPGGKLGVEEDLQASIEMLARMAERAASYGITLCVKAHVGNAIHNTPTTLRAMDSIISPAFGIDMDPSHIHRAGENAEKALPAVLSRVKHVHIRDCKGREQGPGPIMLQACGRGDIDLYGYCKAMVDGGYDGPVVVEVIGASPEHTLAQVSIVAAESYGYLNAVLKQLNAR